Proteins encoded together in one Etheostoma cragini isolate CJK2018 chromosome 11, CSU_Ecrag_1.0, whole genome shotgun sequence window:
- the gpr143 gene encoding G-protein coupled receptor 143, which yields MASPRLETFCCPNRDAATEFVVTFQPVLFGALGLGSATLSLIFAVLQILPKRKGYRRLGQYPLPRPASSSRILFIISICDILGCTGIIVRSSIWLGLPNIIDRVSVANSTEAWPEVFCVGSAMWIQLFFSASFWWTFCYAVDVFLVVKTSAGISTIILYHMITWGLAVLLCVEGVAMLYYPSISDCEQGLQHAIPHYVTTYAPMLLVLVANPVFFNRTISAVTSLLKGRQGIYTENERRLANEIKIRFFKIMLVFFICWVPNIINESLLFYLEMQTDINDNGFRNIRNASLITWFIMGILNPMQAFLNTLAFHGWTGFDVDFRLQRSRELAWDSASTSVPNAAGHTTVGATLLYQSHVQEAKKNMMSNGQHHSDAISVLSEGSDSSTVEIHISSELRDYEEVDADGESLENSVRH from the exons ATGGCTTCTCCCCGGCTGGAGACTTTCTGCTGCCCGAATCGGGACGCAGCGACAGAGTTTGTGGTCACCTTCCAGCCCGTCTTGTTCGGGGCTTTAGGTCTTGGAAGCGCGACTCTGAGTCTCATCTTTGCTGTTTTACAAATTCTGCCAAAACGCAAGGGATACAGAAGACTCGGACAGTACCCGCTGCCCAGGCCCGCGTCCTCCTCACGGATATTGTTCATCATCAGTATATGTGACATACTGGGATGCACAG GTATCATTGTAAGGTCATCTATTTGGCTGGGCCTGCCCAACATCATCGACCGCGTCTCAGTGGCCAACAGCACAGAAGCCTGGCCAGAGGTCTTCTGTGTTGGCAGTGCA ATGTGGATCCAGTTGTTTTTCAGCGCTTCTTTCTGGTGGACGTTTTGTTATGCTGTTGACGTCTTCCTGGTGGTAAAAACGTCTGCAGGAATCAG CACCATTATCCTCTACCACATGATTACGTGGGGCCTGGCTGTGCTGTTGTGTGTTGAAGGAGTGGCCATGCTCTATTACCCCTCCATCTCTGA TTGTGAGCAAGGACTCCAGCATGCCATCCCCCACTATGTCACCACGTACGCACCGATGCTGCTCGTCCTCGTAGCCAATCCCGTCTTCTTTAATCGGACTATATCTGCAG TGACATCTTTGCTAAAAGGACGACAAGGAATCTACACGGAAAATGAGAGACGGCTGGCCAATGAGATAAAAATACGCTTCTTTAAAATAATGCTGGTGTTCTTTATTTG CTGGGTTCCCAACATCATCAATGAGAGCCTCCTCTTCTACCTGGAGATGCAGACAGACATCAATGACAACGGTTTCAGGAATATCAGAAATGCTTCCCTCATCACATGGTTTATCATG GGTATCCTGAACCCCATGCAAGCTTTTCTCAACACCCTGGCCTTTCACGGCTGGACAGGCTTCGATGTGGACTTCAGACTGCAGCGGAGCAGAGAGCTGGCCTGGGACTCAGCTTCTACTTCAGTGCCTAACGCAGCAGGCCATACCACAGTGGGTGCAACTCTGCTCTACCAGAGTCACGTCCAGGAAGCCAAGAAGAACATGATGAGCAACGGACAGCACCACTCTGACGCCATCAGCGTCTTATCAGAAG GTTCAGACTCTAGTACAGTTGAAATCCACATTTCCAGCGAGCT
- the LOC117953524 gene encoding ankyrin repeat and SOCS box protein 9-like, producing MSAGDKETQRDTTGQSGTAVFFSNPLMSDFECDWSPIHNAAFNGHVLALQKLIDQGACVNLNTLNQVSPLHGACLQGHMACAKLLVENGANVNSSTVDGQTPLSEACSRGHVTCVSLLLQKGATPLGTSHTSSPIHRAVAKGHTECIEPLVQHSADVDQYIDQSGFPLHVACSNQHLSSVWKLLQLGASVNSIVSGDSPLHIAARLSSPEMVSALLEHGADRTLRNSEGKQPVDLAPSNSPVERMLRQAGGGSPLITSGKLWASRDWVGFPTFTFPQK from the exons ATGTCTGCTGGAGACAAAGAGACTCAGCGAGACACCACAGGTCAAAGTGgaactgctgtttttttctccaacccTCTGATGAGTG ATTTTGAATGCGACTGGTCCCCGATTCACAATGCTGCCTTTAATGGACATGTCCTTGCTCTGCAGAAACTCATTGATCAG GGTGCATGTGTAAATCTGAACACTCTGAACCAGGTCTCTCCTCTCCATGGAGCATGTTTACAAGGCCACATGGCTTGTGCCAAGCTTCTGGTGGAAAATGGGGCAAAT GTAAACAGTTCGACGGTGGATGGACAAACGCCACTGTCAGAAGCTTGCTCCCGGGGCCATGTGACCTGTGTGTCACTGCTCCTTCAAAAAGGAGCAACTCCCCTGGGGACCAGCCACACCAGCTCTCCAATCCACAGGGCTGTAGCCAAAG GTCATACAGAGTGCATTGAGCCTCTTGTCCAGCACAGTGCAGATGTGGATCAGTATATTGACCAATCAGGTTTCCCTCTCCACGTTGCCTGCTCTAATCAGCATCTGAGTTCTGTGTGGAAACTGCTTCAACTTG GTGCCAGTGTAAACAGCATTGTGTCAGGTGACTCGCCGCTGCACATTGCTGCCCGTCTGTCCAGTCCTGAGATGGTGTCAGCCCTGCTTGAACACGGGGCCGATCGCACACTCAGGAACTCAGAGGGCAAACAGCCAGTGGACCTCGCACCTTCCAACAGCCCGGTGGAGAGGATGCTGAGACAAGCAGGAG GAGGGTCTCCTCTAATTACATCAGGAAAACTCTGGGCAAGCAGAGACTGGGTGGGATTCCCAACCTTCACCTTCCCACAAAAGTGA